In the genome of Dermacentor silvarum isolate Dsil-2018 chromosome 1, BIME_Dsil_1.4, whole genome shotgun sequence, one region contains:
- the LOC119437518 gene encoding zinc finger protein 471, translated as MECQNRARKASLPARFENFYLEDDSSDVAAEEECSSSATLRNEAEDVAITQPSMPAVHKATRGRKFPCQKCGRCFDSRLKRMKHQFTHTGAASSASSLDCAKCQRTFSSRLALVEHQAWHESRMLYSCPTCGRQFRQNTGLWRHLRTHKPDAPKQRYPCPQCGKDFARPYYLKAHLASHDESCKSRFVCDICQRSFFQRSDLSRHQQTHNSERRFECSICKRGFLNLSSFKRHEKEHDSAQGTPCPECGATFKRPYQLKEHVVRYHGDAALLKLLALKKRFNRSASALKIDRKQTSKPLLQHHADNVLQRNGHNTIGGVQGRLEGEKDYLLRERLTARVDVAPASDLQICDRPEINKYPSRLQEQHTSSGKATTASSSSGVPLGGGTTLSEKPTEQALTEVGSNPASLPTLQGNGCAETGPVDQGDILQRSLRVLPIECIQGDLGGGLGTEPETNFVSHPDFGSQAYYDWLSGFTSACNLSTLPLDAEMFIKVTQVLKTISDALATPSGVLTCRENFRVLLGILEDLQRVVGSHLNFVLETLQPSLPT; from the exons ATGGAGTGTCAAAATAGAG CGCGAAAGGCAAGCTTGCCTGCCCGGTTTGA GAATTTCTACCTTGAAGATGACTCCAGTGACGTGGCTGCCGAAGAAGAGTGTAGCAGTAGTGCAACGCTGCGAAATGAAGCGGAAGATGTTGCCATTACCC AACCGTCAATGCCCGCAGTGCACAAGGCCACACGTGGGAGGAAGTTCCCCTGCCAGAAGTGTGGCCGGTGCTTTGACTCTAGGCTGAAGAGGATGAAACACCAGTTCACGCACACAG GGGCTGCAAGTAGCGCCTCATCCCTGGACTGTGCCAAGTGCCAGCGGACATTCTCGAGCAGGCTCGCTCTAGTCGAGCATCAA GCATGGCACGAGAGCCGGATGCTCTACTCTTGCCCCACCTGTGGCCGGCAGTTTCGGCAGAACACTGGTCTGTGGCGCCACCTGAGGACACACAAACCGGACGCACCTAAGCAGCGCTACCCTTGCCCCCAGTGTGGCAAGGACTTTGCCAGACCCTACTACTTGAAGGCACACCTGGCCTCCCACGACGAGTCGTGCAAGAGCCGCTTTGTGTGCGACATCTGCCAGCGAAGTTTTTTCCAGAGGTCAGATCTCAGCCGCCACCAGCAGACGCACAACAGTGAGCGGCGCTTCGAGTGCAGCATCTGCAAACGAGGGTTTTTGAATCTTTCAAGCTTCAAGCGGCACGAAAAAGAGCATGACTCAGCGCAGGGGACACCCTGTCCCGAGTGCGGAGCCACGTTCAAGCGGCCCTACCAGCTGAAGGAGCATGTAGTGAGATACCATGGTGATGCGGCACTTTTGAAGCTGCTCGCACTGAAAAAGAGGTTCAACCGGAGTGCAAGTGCACTCAAAATCGACAGAAAGCAGACCTCAAAGCCTCTGTTACAACATCACGCCGACAACGTACTACAAAGGAATGGCCATAACACCATAGGTGGTGTGCAAGGTCGCCTTGAAGGTGAGAAAGATTATCTCCTGAGGGAAAGGTTGACAGCTCGTGTTGATGTAGCGCCCGCAAGTGACTTGCAGATCTGCGACAGGCCAGAAATTAACAAGTACCCAAGTCGGCTTCAAGAGCAGCATACGAGCAGTGGCAAGGCGACAACGGCATCTAGTTCTAGCGGCGTACCACTGGGAGGCGGTACAACACTATCTGAGAAGCCCACTGAACAGGCACTGACAGAAGTTGGAAGCAATCCAGCTAGCTTGCCAACGCTGCAGGGCAACGGTTGTGCAGAAACAGGGCCTGTAGACCAAGGAGACATCCTTCAGCGCTCACTCAGGGTTCTGCCGATAGAATGCATACAAGGTGATCTCGGCGGTGGTCTAGGCACCGAGCCTGAAACCAATTTTGTGAGTCATCCCGACTTTGGAAGCCAGGCTTACTACGACTGGCTGTCGGGCTTCACGTCTGCCTGCAACCTTTCCACGCTGCCTCTCGACGCGGAGATGTTCATAAAAGTGACCCAAGTGCTTAAGACCATCAGTGATGCTCTCGCGACACCATCTGGCGTGCTCACCTGTCGTGAGAACTTCAGAGTCTTGCTTGGCATCTTGGAGGACCTTCAAAGAGTTGTTGGAAGCCACCTCAACTTTGTGCTTGAAACATTGCAGCCATCGCTGCCAACATAA